A portion of the Thermosipho africanus Ob7 genome contains these proteins:
- a CDS encoding peptidyl-prolyl cis-trans isomerase, translating into MRKWFEKAHGAIIWTIAIAFVAGIVVWSISSYVSSRKGSVKYNLEDSVAYLTKDGTALSEEYWIFPWEVEDSYSKALSYYQISDVDPVFEEPMLKTSILNDLIETKTILYYAQVNKISPTKDEINQELDKQVADIEKNEQLLNYIKQKYGSVENYKKTIEPEVVKYLTIAKVRDTIASVSDDEMKNYYSENREDLMNKYDQANVDFVSFSSQASANDFINEAMNTGFYQAATNMSLSVQNYDGFKRGIIDKKFEDSIFGSTNTIVGPIPLGSNFFVFNVKDVKTVDTFEKFTLSQGYQDVLNQLKSDKFRKAIDEFKKSENVSSEIIDPVYKTWNQVLTNSGTSLLNVYKKLNEMVFDESTKVTVKLDAPVEIKAAFVTLVEKMQSATELTNDAVYKQILDDASKESKLVLESIYNDYPESFIAAKKMKTLYPKRTDVLYNYYTKLYLKIKPYVEYGMLQSVVNDFIDLYGGLNTLSEATDISLDWKAEVLYDLYEINKMLKDATTAEQYLEKLREATPTYMDFEAAFNELEMMKNSTSTSN; encoded by the coding sequence ATGAGAAAATGGTTTGAAAAAGCACATGGTGCTATAATTTGGACGATTGCTATTGCATTTGTCGCAGGTATTGTTGTATGGTCAATTTCTTCATATGTATCTTCGAGAAAAGGCAGTGTAAAGTATAATTTAGAGGATTCAGTTGCTTATTTAACAAAAGATGGCACAGCACTTAGTGAAGAATATTGGATTTTCCCATGGGAAGTTGAAGATTCATATAGTAAGGCTTTAAGTTACTATCAAATTTCAGATGTTGATCCTGTTTTTGAGGAACCAATGTTAAAGACTTCAATACTAAATGATTTAATTGAAACTAAGACAATACTATATTATGCTCAAGTAAATAAAATTTCACCTACTAAAGATGAAATAAATCAAGAACTTGATAAGCAGGTTGCAGATATTGAAAAGAACGAACAATTGTTAAATTATATTAAGCAAAAATATGGAAGTGTTGAAAATTACAAAAAGACAATTGAGCCAGAGGTAGTAAAGTATCTTACAATTGCAAAGGTTAGAGATACTATAGCTAGTGTAAGTGATGATGAGATGAAAAATTATTATAGTGAAAATAGAGAAGATTTAATGAATAAATATGATCAAGCAAATGTTGATTTTGTAAGTTTCTCATCACAAGCGAGTGCAAACGACTTTATCAATGAAGCTATGAATACTGGATTTTATCAAGCTGCAACAAATATGAGCTTATCAGTTCAAAATTACGATGGCTTTAAAAGAGGCATAATTGACAAAAAGTTTGAAGATAGCATTTTTGGTTCTACAAATACCATTGTTGGACCTATTCCTCTTGGCAGTAACTTTTTCGTATTCAATGTAAAAGATGTGAAAACTGTAGATACATTTGAAAAATTTACCCTTTCTCAGGGATATCAAGATGTTTTAAATCAATTAAAGAGTGATAAATTTAGAAAAGCTATTGATGAGTTTAAGAAAAGTGAAAATGTTTCTTCCGAAATTATTGATCCTGTATACAAGACATGGAACCAAGTTTTAACAAATTCTGGAACTAGCTTGTTAAATGTATATAAAAAGTTAAATGAAATGGTTTTTGATGAATCTACGAAGGTTACTGTCAAACTGGATGCACCTGTTGAAATTAAAGCAGCATTTGTTACACTTGTTGAAAAAATGCAGTCAGCTACTGAATTAACAAACGATGCAGTGTACAAACAAATTTTGGATGATGCAAGTAAAGAATCAAAATTAGTTTTGGAAAGTATTTACAATGATTATCCAGAATCATTTATTGCTGCAAAGAAAATGAAAACGTTATATCCAAAAAGAACGGATGTATTATATAATTACTATACAAAATTGTATTTAAAGATAAAACCTTATGTTGAGTATGGAATGCTCCAAAGCGTTGTAAATGACTTTATAGACCTATACGGAGGATTAAATACCCTTTCTGAAGCAACAGATATTTCTTTAGATTGGAAAGCAGAAGTTTTATATGATTTATACGAAATAAATAAAATGTTGAAAGATGCAACAACTGCTGAACAATATCTTGAAAAATTAAGAGAAGCAACACCAACTTATATGGATTTTGAGGCAGCTTTCAATGAACTTGAGATGATGAAAAATTCAACATCAACTAGCAACTAA
- the lysS gene encoding lysine--tRNA ligase produces MLKEFREQRINEIKQISAKGVNPYPYKFEKTHSSQDIKAQFENLNPGEVKEDASVSTAGRIMSLRHHGKSAFFHIKDFFGRIQAYIRQDIVGKDVYEFFKEHIAIGDIVGVKGSVFKSKTGEVTILVKEIELLNKPLRPMPEKWHGIKDKEVLYRQRYVDMIANDETLNRFRIRFEIIKLIREFLNSKGFIEVETPILEYVTGGASARPFITHLNVFDIDMYMRIATELYLKRFIVGGFEKVYELGKNFRNEGLSYKHHPEFTSIEIYQAYADYEDMMNLTEELFVFIVEKLFGTTKVKYQDIEIDFSRPWRRVKMRDFIKEHLGVDILEDTEEKMLEVLKQHDVEVEIKDKGHLIEKLWDLVEDKVVQPTFLLEHPVEISPLAKKHREDPRVTERFELIIYGREMANAFSELNDPVDQYERFLRQAKLREAGDEEAQMMDKDFVRALEYGMPPTGGLGIGIDRLVMLLTNSPTIRDVIAFPLVRPISFEEEEMNLEGGSQE; encoded by the coding sequence GTAGCCAGGATATAAAAGCTCAATTTGAGAACTTAAACCCTGGAGAAGTTAAAGAAGATGCAAGTGTGTCTACTGCTGGAAGAATAATGTCTTTAAGGCATCATGGTAAAAGTGCATTTTTCCATATTAAAGATTTCTTTGGTAGAATTCAGGCATATATTAGGCAAGATATAGTTGGAAAAGATGTATACGAATTTTTTAAAGAACATATTGCAATTGGAGATATAGTTGGTGTAAAGGGAAGTGTCTTTAAAAGTAAAACTGGAGAAGTGACAATTTTGGTAAAAGAAATTGAGCTTCTTAATAAGCCTTTAAGGCCGATGCCAGAAAAATGGCATGGAATTAAAGATAAGGAAGTTTTGTATAGACAAAGATATGTTGATATGATTGCTAACGATGAAACACTAAATAGATTTAGAATAAGATTTGAGATAATAAAGCTTATTAGAGAATTTTTGAATTCAAAAGGATTCATTGAGGTTGAAACACCAATATTAGAATATGTTACAGGCGGGGCATCAGCAAGGCCATTTATAACACACTTGAATGTGTTTGATATTGATATGTACATGAGAATTGCTACAGAACTTTATTTGAAGAGATTCATAGTGGGTGGATTTGAAAAAGTATATGAATTAGGAAAAAATTTTAGAAATGAAGGTCTTTCTTACAAGCATCACCCTGAATTTACTTCAATTGAAATTTATCAGGCATATGCCGACTATGAAGATATGATGAACTTAACTGAAGAACTTTTTGTGTTTATTGTTGAAAAACTTTTTGGAACAACAAAAGTCAAATATCAAGATATAGAAATTGATTTTTCAAGGCCATGGAGAAGAGTTAAAATGAGAGACTTCATTAAAGAACATTTAGGTGTTGATATCCTTGAAGATACAGAAGAAAAGATGTTAGAAGTATTAAAGCAACACGATGTTGAAGTTGAGATAAAAGATAAGGGGCATTTAATTGAAAAACTCTGGGATTTAGTAGAGGACAAAGTTGTTCAACCAACATTCTTGTTAGAACATCCAGTGGAAATATCTCCTCTTGCAAAGAAACATAGAGAGGATCCAAGAGTTACTGAAAGATTTGAGCTTATAATTTATGGTAGAGAAATGGCAAATGCATTTAGTGAATTGAATGATCCTGTTGATCAATACGAAAGATTTTTAAGGCAAGCTAAACTTCGTGAAGCTGGAGATGAGGAAGCCCAGATGATGGATAAAGATTTTGTTAGAGCTCTCGAATACGGTATGCCACCTACTGGTGGTCTTGGTATAGGAATTGATAGATTGGTTATGCTTTTAACTAATTCGCCTACTATCAGAGATGTAATTGCATTTCCACTGGTAAGACCAATTTCATTTGAAGAGGAAGAAATGAACTTAGAAGGGGGATCGCAAGAATGA